One Rhododendron vialii isolate Sample 1 chromosome 2a, ASM3025357v1 genomic region harbors:
- the LOC131316158 gene encoding putative late blight resistance protein homolog R1B-16 has product MYDMNGVAVKKLKHSSTGSGVGGSSSLGGSNTSIEVKEKVVIGFEEEVKRLIDKLDDRGEGRELEIITIIGAGGGGKTTLAREVYDHRFTSYTFDIRAWVDVSQYYDETMKRNLLICILELASARKDEDYKQYSEDKLGEMVLKCLKGRKYLIVMDDIWGIEAWNDIQRSFPKKCRGSKVLFTSRLLVQPDSVCCIPHYLDPLSESCSWELLQKKVFGTKQCPPELVDIGKQITKKCKGLPIAIIAIAGILAMENKTLYVWEEVAKHLSSIIAKNQEGCMEILELSYNHLPLHLKACFLYIAAHPEDYEISVRELIWLWIAEGFIKPSEGGESLEDIAKDYLIGLIDRSLIMVARKSKFRQGIKACRIHDLLRELGLKKAEEDNFIVKIYEDDPLSPSSTNKQRRLFISSQFFHKFSSRPCAQNLRSFTCRSLSNSPPSKQNLSFFVENFKLLKVLNFNSATSLGEIRKGDLVHLRYLALRLPLHIMHRAPLFIHYLSNLETLNFQVGSWTKISLPQDIVKMVQLRHLYTKRGIFEYHASYDHEEEGNMLDSLQTLHRMCFCEHCHRFLRRTPNLKELGLTSSRNSQSFPEDWVVMLPNLEFLKCLETLFIEPRFVTKRVTKLKLPLTLTRLTLSRTDILWEDMSILLQTLPSIEVLKLLYSACWGRVWDTTELDEGFSQLKYLKFEELNIEEWNASTYQFPRLEVLEIENCEYLKGIPLDFANLFDLREIKLYRCSQSAEVSVREIQEEQISLKGDDDCLDFSLRPLPADLLW; this is encoded by the exons ATGTATGACATGAATGGAGTAGCAGTAAAAAAACTCAAGCACTCTTCTACAGGAAGTGGAG TAGGAGGTTCAAGTTCATTAGGAGGGAGCAACACGTCCATAGAGGTGAAAGAGAAGGTGGTGATTGGTTTCGAGGAAGAGGTAAAGAGACTAATAGACAAGCTTGATGATAGAGGAGAGGGCAGAGAATTGGAGATTATAACAATAATCGGTGCAGGTGGAGGTGGTAAAACTACTTTGGCCAGAGAAGTGTATGATCACCGTTTCACATCGTATACCTTTGACATTCGTGCATGGGTTGATGTTTCTCAATATTATGATGAAACTATGAAGAGGaatttgttgatttgtattttggaATTAGCTTCCGCACGAAAAGATGAAGATTACAAGCAATATAGCGAGGATAAGTTGGGAGAAATGgtactcaaatgcttgaagggtAGAAAATATCTCATTGTCATGGATGACATATGGGGCATTGAAGCCTGGAATGATATCCAAAGATCATTCCCCAAAAAATGCCGGGGGAGCAAAGTGTTATTCACAAGTCGACTACTCGTTCAACCTGATAGCGTCTGCTGCATCCCTCATTATTTGGATCCCTTATCTGAAAGTTGCAGTTGGGAGTTGTTACAAAAGAAG GTATTCGGGACCAAACAATGCCCACCGGAGTTGGTGGACATCGGTAAGCAAATCACAAAAAAATGTAAAGGGCTACCAATTGCAATTATCGCAATAGCTGGCATTCTAGCAATGGAAAACAAGACACTCTACGTGTGGGAGGAAGTTGCCAAACATTTAAGCTCGATCATTGCCAAAAACCAGGAGGGCTGCATGGAGATACTAGAACTTAGTTACAATCACTTGCCCCTTCATTTAAAAGCGTGTTTTCTTTATATTGCAGCACACCCTGAAGATTATGAAATCTCCGTACGCGAGCTGATATGGTTATGGATCGCGGAGGGATTTATTAAGCCAAGTGAGGGTGGAGAAAGCTTGGAGGACATAGCAAAAGATTACTTAATTGGTCTTATTGATAGAAGTCTCATAATGGTAGCTAGGAAAAGTAAATTCCGGCAAGGAATTAAAGCATGTCGTATCCATGATCTTTTGCGTGAATTAGGCTTGAAAAAAGCTGAGGAGGATAATTTCATTGTGAAAATTTACGAGGATGATCCTCTTTCACCTTCCTCTACAAATAAGCAGCGTCGCCTCTTCATTAGCTCTCAGTTCTTTCATAAGTTTTCCTCAAGGCCTTGTGCTCAAAACCTTCGTTCTTTTACGTGCCGCTCCTTGTCAAACTCCCCGCCTTCCAAACAAAATCTGTCATTCTTTGTTGAaaacttcaaacttctcaaGGTGTTGAATTTTAACTCTGCTACAAGCCTAGGAGAAATAAGAAAAGGAGATCTAGTTCATTTGAGATACTTAGCACTTAGGTTACCACTCCACATCATGCACCGTGCACCATTATTTATTCACTACCTCTCGAACCTAGAAACCCTTAACTTCCAAGTTGGGAGTTGGACCAAGATTTCGTTGCCTCAAGATATAGTTAAGATGGTCCAGTTGAGGCATCTATATACTAAAAGGGGGATATTCGAATATCATGCTTCTTATGATCATGAAGAAGAGGGGAATATGTTGGATAGCCTACAGACCTTGCACCGAATGTGTTTTTGTGAGCATTGCCATCGTTTCTTGAGAAGGACTCCCAATCTTAAGGAGCTAGGACTTACTTCAAGTCGGAACTCCCAATCATTCCCAGAGGATTGGGTTGTGATGCTCCCCAACCTAGAGTTCTTAAAATGCCTTGAGACACTCTTTATTGAGCCACGGTTCGTGACCAAGCGCGTGACTAAGCTGAAGCTTCCTCTGACTCTTACGCGGCTAACTTTGAGCCGTACGGACATCTTGTGGGAGGATATGTCAATACTCCTCCAAACCCTGCCGAGCATTGAGGTTCTCAAATTATTATACTCCGCCTGTTGGGGACGAGTTTGGGACACAACTGAACTTGACGAGGGGTTCTCTCAACTCAAGTACTTAAAGTTTGAGGAACTGAATATCGAGGAGTGGAATGCTTCCACATATCAATTTCCGAGACTTGAGGTTTTAGAGATTGAAAATTGCGAATATCTGAAGGGAATCCCACTTGATTTTGCTAATCTGTTCGACCTTCGTGAAATTAAGTTATACCGTTGTAGTCAATCTGCTGAGGTATCGGTCAGGGAGATTCAGGAAGAGCAAATAAGTCTTAAAGGAGATGATGATTGCCTTGATTTCTCCTTGCGGCCGTTGCCTGCGGATTTGTTATGGTAG